CTGAACGCAAGCGACGGGCAGCGATTTTGACTTCGGAAGGAGAGCGGGAAGCAGCAATTAATTCGGCTAAGGGACAGGCAGAGTCACAGGTATTGGCCGCAGAGGCACGGCAAAAGGCTGTGATTTTGGAAGCAGAGGCTCAGCAAAAAAGCTTAGTGCTGAAGGCCCAGGCTGAACGGCAACAGCAGGTGTTAAAGGCTCAGGCAACTGCAGAGGCACTCCAGATTATTGGCAAGACCTTGGAGAGTGACCCACGAGCACGGGAAGCATTGCAATTCCTAATGGCACAACAGTACCTAGAGGTAGGTATGAATATTGGCAGCAGCAGCAGTAGCAAGGTGATGTTTATGGATCCGCGTAGTATTCCTGCTACGATCGAAAGCATGAAAGCAATCGTAGGCGAACAACCATCCTAGAATAGTGCTCTAGGCTCAAGATATCCGTTCGAGCATTGCAACTCTGCTTAGGGTCATGCACTGTGAACCCCTATCGACGGTCAACTTGTAGCTATCCATCTGTTCCAATCATTAGCAGTCTATGCCAACTGATTCTGTCTATTCGTCGTTGGAGTCAACAACTGGCCTACCAGCACCAACACCTGACACTGCACAGGAGTCTGTATTTGCATACCCAGGTTTGGAATATCCAAACAACCGACCACCCGTGTCAACGTCTACGGTACAACGTGCCTATGAGCAGAAGGTAGGGCTTCTCAAGCAAACCTTAGACAACCATCGAGGCGATCGGCATCTGATTGTGCTTCAGGACTTTCCTGATCCCGATGCCCTAGCCTGCGCATGGGCTTATAAGTTGATCGCTGAAACCTATGATATTGACTGCGAAATTATCTATGCAGGCACCCTGAGTCATCAAGAAAATGTAGCACTAGTGCGGTTAACAAGCTTGCCTGTGCAACGCTGGGCAATGTCTGATGTGCGGACAAAACAGCTTTCTGCCTACCAGGGCTATGTCCTGATTGATAACCAAGGCACAACTAGTCAGCTCTTGCCATTGTTACGGGAGGCTGGGTTGCCCGCGATCGCAGTCATCGACCATCACAGTCCCCAAGGGAAGTTAGATGCTGAATTTGTAGATATTCGCCCTAATGCTAGGGCAACAACAGTAATTTTTGCCCAGTATCTGCAAGCGGGTTTGTTGCCATTTGATAGTGGTAACACGCAGCATGTTCGTTGTGCTA
This genomic stretch from Cyanobacteriota bacterium harbors:
- a CDS encoding bifunctional oligoribonuclease/PAP phosphatase NrnA; the protein is MPTDSVYSSLESTTGLPAPTPDTAQESVFAYPGLEYPNNRPPVSTSTVQRAYEQKVGLLKQTLDNHRGDRHLIVLQDFPDPDALACAWAYKLIAETYDIDCEIIYAGTLSHQENVALVRLTSLPVQRWAMSDVRTKQLSAYQGYVLIDNQGTTSQLLPLLREAGLPAIAVIDHHSPQGKLDAEFVDIRPNARATTVIFAQYLQAGLLPFDSGNTQHVRCATALMHGLRSDTNALRQAREEEFLAAAFLSRFYDPQLLDAVLQSARSRRVMDVIARALQNRILQNNFSIAGVGYLLYDDRDAIPQAADFLVTEDNVHTALVYGIVHDQDEELELVVGSLRTTRLTLDPDEFL